In one Planococcus sp. MSAK28401 genomic region, the following are encoded:
- a CDS encoding TrsD: protein MRTDSYMERQERLRERGKVELPLNIDTKKYLYGNISFQDVFIVSPFLLLGAFISYLLYRAGTLNQQLLLVAFVPAMIVTVFQLNKHPVRKNLSLLQYKVIWKLKAKHRKKDFHYAKGALPMSRNERDTRTELGLANIANGCLESSDRRLIKVLEVSSVNLSLMNELAKENVLSAYQSFINDTGEKQIQLMQVAQPINLTNYLMWFNEQVDQNSSYAKRMLKQGYADQIERIQKSKNMVTRKRYLVISKPMTNSPKDYLKLETTANILQAKLEQMLSGYEKLDVKILENDELLKFYYACIDFENAQAQGQNIVHKTNAKLDVVVGKNTAKALVEQYKTLLNDRFE, encoded by the coding sequence ATGCGAACAGATTCCTATATGGAGCGCCAAGAACGGCTGCGCGAGCGAGGCAAAGTTGAATTGCCGTTGAACATCGATACGAAGAAATACTTATACGGCAACATCTCGTTCCAAGACGTGTTCATCGTTTCCCCGTTTCTCCTGTTGGGGGCGTTCATCTCGTACTTGCTGTACCGGGCAGGGACACTCAATCAGCAACTCCTCCTCGTGGCGTTTGTGCCGGCGATGATCGTGACGGTGTTTCAGTTAAACAAGCATCCCGTCCGGAAGAACTTGTCGCTCTTGCAATACAAAGTGATCTGGAAGCTAAAAGCGAAGCACCGGAAGAAAGATTTTCATTACGCGAAAGGAGCCTTACCGATGAGCCGGAACGAACGGGACACCCGAACTGAATTAGGACTCGCGAATATCGCCAATGGCTGTTTGGAGTCCTCGGACCGGCGCTTGATTAAGGTATTGGAAGTGTCCTCGGTCAATTTGTCGCTGATGAACGAGCTGGCGAAAGAAAACGTCTTGTCGGCGTATCAGTCGTTTATTAACGATACCGGTGAGAAACAGATCCAGTTGATGCAAGTCGCGCAGCCCATCAATTTAACGAACTACTTGATGTGGTTCAACGAGCAAGTGGATCAGAACTCATCCTATGCGAAACGGATGCTCAAGCAAGGCTATGCGGATCAGATTGAACGGATCCAAAAGTCGAAAAACATGGTGACGCGTAAACGGTACTTGGTTATTTCTAAGCCGATGACGAATTCACCAAAGGATTATTTGAAACTGGAAACGACGGCGAACATTCTGCAAGCCAAACTTGAACAGATGCTGTCGGGCTACGAGAAGTTGGACGTGAAGATTCTCGAGAACGACGAACTGTTGAAATTCTATTATGCCTGCATCGATTTCGAGAATGCCCAGGCGCAAGGACAGAACATCGTCCATAAAACCAACGCCAAGCTCGATGTGGTCGTTGGGAAGAACACGGCCAAAGCCTTGGTCGAGCAATACAAGACCTTGCTGAACGATCGATTCGAGTAG